The nucleotide window TTCCTCGTCTCCTTCGGCGTCAGCGCCGTCGCAGGCTACACGGGACTGCTGCTCATCCCCGCCACCACTCCGTGGATCTGGGCGATTCTGCTCGGCTACGGCGGCTTCGCGTTCCCCGCCGCGCTGGCTCTCATCACCTCCCGCACCCGAGACGTGTCCGTGACAGCCTCGACGTCGGCGTTCGTGCAGTCCTCGGGCTACGTGCTCGCCGCGATCGGGCCCCTGGCCCTGGGCGGTCTGCTCGGCCTCAGCGGCGGATGGCAGGTGCCGCTGTGGTTCATGGTCGGCATCTCCGCACTCATGGCGGTCACCGGTTGGCTCTCGGCCGGACCCGGAACCGTCGATGACGAGTTGGCTCCGGACCGACCGCACGGCGGCACCGGTGAGGCTGGCACCCGTGAGACCGACAGAGGCACCGAGGAGGCCGACAGTGGCACCGGTGAGGCAACGTGACCCATAATGGAATCTCCAGGACCCCATCTGAGGAGAAGCGACGCTCGTGGACATCAACGATCTCGGCAATGACATCGAAAAAGTACTCGTCTCGGAAGAGCAGATAGCCGCACGACTCGTTGAACTGGCAGCCGCCATCGATGAAGACTACAAGGACAAGGACATCCTCCTCGTCGGCGTCCTCAAGGGAGCGGTCATGGTCATGGCCGACCTCGCCCGCGCGCTGCACTCACCGGTGACGATGGACTGGATGGCCGTGTCCTCCTACGGCTCCGGCACCAAATCCTCCGGCGTCGTGCGCATCCTCAAGGACCTCGACACCGACCTGACCGACCGTCACGTCCTCATCGTCGAAGACATCATCGACTCCGGACTGACCCTGTCCTGGCTGGTCCAGAACCTGCGCACCCGCGGAGCCGCGACCGTCGAGATCTGCACGATGCTGCGCAAGCCCGAAGCCGTGAAGGTCGACATCGACGTCAAGTACGTCGGCTTCGACGTGCCCAACGAATTCGTCATCGGCTACGGCCTCGACTATGCGGAGAAGTACCGCAACGTGCCGTTCGTCGCGACCCTGGCCCAGCACGTCTACAGCTGAGCCGAGACACCGCCGCAGTTTTACGCTCGCGTCGAACCGGCGGTCCATCCGACACCGGGCGCGGAATAGTTCCGCCCGGATTCGGGCTATGCCGGTGCACTGCGATCACGGTTCGTCATCGGGCGTGCACACCGATTCGGGCTGTGCCGGTGCGAAGTACTAGGCTGTGGGGGATGTTCCCAGGCAGCCTCGGTAGCCTGAAACGGTTGCCCACATCTTTTTCCTGAGAGGACTTATGGCCGAGTCGAACAAACGTCGCCCACTGCTCAACAAGGCGACGAAGGGCCCATTGGTCTGGATCGTCATGGCGCTGCTCGTTGTGTCGATCGGTGCGCTGCTGTTCAGCCAGTCCGGCTTCAGCCAGATCGACACCGA belongs to Brevibacterium spongiae and includes:
- the hpt gene encoding hypoxanthine phosphoribosyltransferase; protein product: MDINDLGNDIEKVLVSEEQIAARLVELAAAIDEDYKDKDILLVGVLKGAVMVMADLARALHSPVTMDWMAVSSYGSGTKSSGVVRILKDLDTDLTDRHVLIVEDIIDSGLTLSWLVQNLRTRGAATVEICTMLRKPEAVKVDIDVKYVGFDVPNEFVIGYGLDYAEKYRNVPFVATLAQHVYS